The Candidatus Poribacteria bacterium sequence TCCCCCAATCTTTTTGGTTGGCAGTTTGCCGAGATAATAGAGCGTGATGACCGTTCTCTCACTCTCTGGCAGTTTTTCCAACGTTTTTTTCACGCGTTCATAGCCATCTTCGCTTGTATTTGTCTCACGCCGCTCAGATATATAACAAGCGCAGGAAGATCGTTTTTCTACTCCCATCAGTACATCCTCCAGCGATTACATCGCTGATTTGTTACGTAGGAACTAATTTCGCGATAAATACAGCCACCCAATAAACCGAATCAGATATTTTCGCGTCAAGAGATCGTTGTACACTTTGATGAAGAGATCTTAGGTAATAACCTTCTCAGATAGGAAACATAACGTTTCCAATCTTAAGGGTCTAAAATTGTGCAATTCCAGACAAATTCCATCGTGGCGTATTCTGCAACTTTTTTCATGAGACGCGTGTGCGTTTCACGCCACAACTCCGCCGTGCTTCCGAGGTGTATCTCCTTATTTTGCCAAAGTTCCGAGACACAATAGCCCGCCCGGTCTTGGTAGGTATCCAATAATTCAACCTCCAAGCACCCGGGGGCACTTCGTAGAACAGGAAGCCACTCAGTTTCAAGGAACTTCTTCAAATCCTTCTTTTTCTTTTTTTCTCGCATTGTGAAAATATAAAAAACTCTTGATTTCGCCATATCATACCTCCTTTTTTATTTTTGCATATTCGGACCTTTACTGAAAAACGGAAATTTCCTAATAATGGTCAATCACAATTGAACACGCATTTATTAAAAAAACGTGAAGAAAGGGCCTCGACACAGAAGCGTCAAGATAACCCCCAGACAGATCACAGGCGCGAACCGCACAGAGCGTTGAATGCGGATTTTGTTGTCAAAATCCGCAAATTTGCCATCTTCTGCCAACTGCTTTAATTCGGCTACTTTCTCTTTTGACACCCCACCAGGTAACGTCCCGAGAACAATATTTGTGTTTAATACATTCGGGAGTGCAAACCCTTGTTTACTATAAACGAGTTCCCCATCCTCACCTTCAATTTTAACAATTTGTTCGGCAGGGACCATTCTCTCTTTCAAATCAGAGATGTCTATCTCCCTATCTAACACCATGCTGTCTAAATTATGAACGAAGTGTTTCCCAAAGAAGAAGATAGCGATATAAACAAGGTATACTTTCAAAAGCGGGACGTAAGCTGCCGACCAGGCACTCAGCGTCCAAGACGTTGTGATAACCATCAGCCCAATCAACACGACACAAACAACATAGTTCCGGATCCTTTCCAGACCGAATTTCTCTACATAGTGACTGAGGATAAAATACAGAGACAACACCAATAATAACCGATACCAAAACCCCAGTTCAATCCCCAACCAGTCCAGCGAGAGCATAATAAGCTGTCCCAGCCCAAGGAGAAAAATGAGTCGAAAAATCATGTCAAAAATCTGTTCACGAAAGTTTTCTTGCCGGAAAATTTCCACAAATGCTTCCCATTTCTGATGCATCTTGGTTTTGATGCACAGATACGCCACAAGAATCAGGCAGTAAGGGACGAAGATGTTGATAATCAGGGTCATCGGTGTGTATTGAGCAAACGCGTTTGCTTCGGTAAACAACCCCACCGGCATCAACAGAGAGGCACCCCAAATCAGTTTAGCATCTCCGGCGGCGAAGATGCCGAACCAATAAAGTGCCAGAACGATGAAGAAACCGCCCAGAAGCGTCGCTATACTGCCTAAAAGCGGGCTACTTCCCGACAAAACAGAGATAACTTGACAGAGAATCCCGGCGTAGATAGCACCGTAGCTGCAATAATTCTTAATTTTTCTTTCTCGTAAGTCTGTATAAGTCGCGGATAGACAAAAGAGTAGAAGCAGCACAATAGATAGATTTTGATAACTTAGCATATTCTAACTCCCCAAATCTCAGAGGAGACTTTCCAAGATTTTTTCCACACGTTCGGGTTCCTGACATATAGACTGAAACACAGTTCTGATCTCCATGGGAGTATGTTCCTCCAATAGAGACATGGCAATTCCTTGCTCGACATCAACAGCAGATGGCACCTTTGATAACACTAATGCTTCCGACTCAATTTCACCAGATACCAAATTGTAATGTTTCCTAAAAAGCAGACGAAGTTTCGTGGGATTAGATTGGCGCACCGGACGACTGCGAAGTTCTCTAAATAAGTTGAGGATTCGCTGGACAGCTGCTTCATAAGTGTAAATTGAAACTGCCTCTAATCCCTCCTGCCCTAAACGTTTCTGCTCGTCAGGGTTTTCAAAGAGAAATTTGAGTTCCTGCGATATGGTTTCAACTGGTAGCTGAACTGGGTCAAAAAGACTTGGGGCAACTTGAACGAATCGGCAAGCACCTGACATCTCTTTGGGGACAGAATTCCCCCAAACAACCGTTGGAATACCACATGCAACGATCTCAAGTAGGAGTAGCGGTGATGCCCCGAGAATTGTGGGAAACAACAATGCGTCTAAAGCATTAAAGATGAAGGGACTTGCCTCTTTGTCTTGTTGAGACGCAATATTAAAGAAGTTGACACAACCATCACCTGTGAAATCGTCCATCAGGCTGGAATGAATCACAAGGTAGTTGAGATCAGGGTTTGCAGACCGTAGTTTTTGCATAAAGCGAAGTGTTTCGTGCGGATGAAGCCCTGGCACAACTCCCACCAACGGCTTTTGCAAAATTTCCGCATTCCCGAGTGCTTGAGACAATTGGTGCTTACACGCTGTTTTATCCATCGGTTTGAAAACAGATGTATCAACACCGTAAGGGATATGATGAAAAATACGCATATCGGGAACGAAATCTGCAAAGAAGGTCTGTGTCCACGAGGCATCACACGCAAAGGCATCGAAATGTTTCAACGCTGCACATCTCTCAAGAGCCGTGTTTCTCGCTTTATGGCTTATCAAAGCCTCACTGGACAGACGGAGGACAGTTGGAATTGTATTAAATTTTAGGAAGACCTGTTCTCCCTCGGTAAGTGGTGATAGAGTGAGGATGCCATCACAGTCCTTTGGAATAAACTTTGCCGGTGAAAACGTACGGTCGTTTCTAAAGAAAATCGGTTGAACCCCTTCAGCTCGCAAACTTTCTGCAATTTCTTGGTAATTACTGAGTGTTTCAGGCAGTCCCAAATAAACATCTGCATGCACTGCCAACAGTGTTGTCAAGTGATGATTCGCGGCACTCAATAAGAAAG is a genomic window containing:
- a CDS encoding glycosyltransferase, which translates into the protein MIQFPRNLHNLHQFKRNGEQFVADLDAGVVIPVPEVVCDVLNVCGASETDVVIETLSDKHSRSEVLEALAFLAKLSEMGILFSPDPSNSGHPRCPERLKIYITPSVAESRDRTPFLLSAANHHLTTLLAVHADVYLGLPETLSNYQEIAESLRAEGVQPIFFRNDRTFSPAKFIPKDCDGILTLSPLTEGEQVFLKFNTIPTVLRLSSEALISHKARNTALERCAALKHFDAFACDASWTQTFFADFVPDMRIFHHIPYGVDTSVFKPMDKTACKHQLSQALGNAEILQKPLVGVVPGLHPHETLRFMQKLRSANPDLNYLVIHSSLMDDFTGDGCVNFFNIASQQDKEASPFIFNALDALLFPTILGASPLLLLEIVACGIPTVVWGNSVPKEMSGACRFVQVAPSLFDPVQLPVETISQELKFLFENPDEQKRLGQEGLEAVSIYTYEAAVQRILNLFRELRSRPVRQSNPTKLRLLFRKHYNLVSGEIESEALVLSKVPSAVDVEQGIAMSLLEEHTPMEIRTVFQSICQEPERVEKILESLL